One genomic region from Siniperca chuatsi isolate FFG_IHB_CAS linkage group LG18, ASM2008510v1, whole genome shotgun sequence encodes:
- the hook3 gene encoding protein Hook homolog 3 isoform X1 — translation MSTSECLDRMELCESLLTWVQTFGVEAPCKTVEDLTSGIVMAQALQKIDVVYFNDAWISRIKPEVGDNWRLKVSNLKKILKGILDYNQEILGQHINDFTLPDVNLIGEHSDAAELGRMLQLILGCAVNCEQKQEYIQTIMMMEESVQHVVMTAIQELMSKETPVAGGNDSYVDLDRQLKKTAEELNDALATKEEISQRCRELDMQALHVQEERDRLRLEFNELEERVAALQEEKSSLLAENQVLMERLNQSDSIEDINSPAGRRHLQLQTQLEQLQEETFRLEAAKDDYRIRCEELEKELLDVKSQNEELASLADEAQSLKDEMDVLRHSSDKVSKLEGTVEHYKKKLEDMGLLRRQNKLLEEKNTVLMQTNVSLEEELRKANATKGQLETYKRQVVELQNRLSEESKKADKMEFEYKRVKEKVDSLQKEKDHMRTERDSLRETIEELHCVQAQEGQLTSGLFPLASNDGSDSLAAEITTPEIREHLIRLQHENKMLKLAQEGSDNEKIALLQSLLEDANRRKNELETENRLINQRLMEEQSQVEELQKSLQEQGSKADDSSILKKKYEEHMEKLQELNNELLKKNSFIDEMEPKYNASSQRVDELEEALKKKDEDMKQMEERYKKYLEKAKSVIRTLDPKQNQGSGPEVQALKNQLQEKERMLHSLEKEMDKTKGQRDYEEKLIVSAWYNMGMSLQKKAAEDRLANTGSGQSFLARQRQATSTRRSYPGHVQPATARSMSNVSA, via the exons ATGAGTACATCAGAGTGCTTGGATCGAATGGAACTCTGTGAGAGCCTCTTGACATGG gTCCAGACATTTGGAGTGGAGGCACCATGCAAGACGGTAGAAGACTTGACGAGTGGTATCGTCATGGCCCAAGCTCTACAGAAAAT AGATGTAGTGTATTTCAATGACGCTTGGATTAGTAGAATCAAGCCGGAGGTTGGGGATAACTGGAGGTTAAAA GTCAGCAATCTAAAGAAAATTCTGAAAGGCATCCTAGACTATAACCAGGAG ATCCTAGGCCAGCACATCAATGACTTCACACTACCAGATGTTAACCTTATTGGAGAACACTCTGATGCAGCAGAACTTGGGAGGATGCTACAACTTATACTGGGCTGTGCTGTCAACTGTGAACAGAAACAAG AATACATCCAGACCATAATGATGATGGAGGAGTCCGTGCAACATGTTGTCATGACAGCCATCCAAGAG ctGATGAGTAAAGAGACTCCAGTGGCGGGAGGAAATGACTCATATGTGGATCTAGACAGACAG TTGAAGAagacagcagaggagctgaatGATGCTTTGGCTACCAAGGAAGAGATATCCCAGAGGTGTCGTGAGCTTGACATGCAG GCCCTCCATGTCCAAGAGGAGCGTGATAGACTGAGGTTAGAGTTTAATGAGCTAGAAGAGAGG GTGGCAGCGCTACAAGAGGAGAAGAGCAGTTTGCTAGCAGAAAACCAGGTCCTGATGGAGAGGCTTAACCAGTCTGACTCCATAGAGGACATAAACAGCCCCGCTGGACGCAGACACCTCCAGCTGCAGACACAACTGGAGCAACTACAGGAAGAAACTTTCAG GTTGGAGGCAGCAAAAGATGACTACCGGATTCGTTGCGAAGAGCTTGAAAAAGAACTCTTGGATGTAAAGTCACAGAATGAAGAGCTTGCGTCACTGGCTGATGAAGCCCAGTCTCTCAAGGATGAGATGGATGTCCTCCG GCATTCATCAGACAAAGTGTCAAAGCTGGAGGGCACAGTGGAACACTACAAGAAGAAACTGGAGGACATGGGACTTCTCAGGAGACAG AATAAGCTTTTGGAGGAGAAGAACACAGTGTTAATGCAGACCAATGTCAGTTTGGAAGAAGAGCTACGAAAAGCAAATGCTACCAAAGGCCAGCTGGAGACCTACAAGAGACAG GTGGTTGAACTTCAGAACAGACTGTCAGAAGAGTCTAAGAAGGCCGACAAGATGGAGTTTGAGTACAAACGCGTCAAAGAGAAAGTAGACTctctacaaaaagaaaaagat cATATGCGGACGGAGAGAGACTCCCTGAGGGAGACTATCGAGGAGCTACATTGTGTCCAAGCCCAGGAGGGTCAACTTACATCAG gtttgttCCCGTTGGCCAGCAACGACGGCTCTGACTCGCTGGCTGCTGAGATCACCACCCCAGAGATTCG agaACATTTAATTCGTCTTCAGCATGAGAACAAGATGTTGAAGCTGGCCCAGGAGGGATCAGACAATGAGAAGATTGCACTGTTGCAGAGTCTACTGGAGGATGCAAACAGAAGAAAGAATGAACTGGAGACAGAGAACAG GTTAATCAATCAGCGCCTGATGGAGGAACAGAGTCAGGTAGAGGAGCTGCAGAAGTCTCTTCAAGAACAGGGTTCAAAAGCAGATGAT TCTTCCATTCTGAAGAAGAAATATGAGGAGCACAT GGAGAAACTACAAGAGTTGAATAATGAGTTACTGAAGAAGAATTCCTTCATTGACGAAATGGAGCCTAAATACAACGCCAGCT CCCAACGAGTGGATGAGCTAGAAGAGGCCTTGAAGAAGAAAGATGAAGACATGaaacagatggaggagagaTATAAGAAATACCTGGAAAAAGCCAAGAGT GTGATCCGGACCCTGGACCCCAAGCAGAACCAGGGTTCAGGTCCAGAGGTCCAGGCCCTGAAGAACCAGctgcaggagaaagagaggatgtTGCACTCATTGGAG aaagagatggaCAAGACAAAAGGCCAGAGAGATTACGAGGAGAAACTGATTGTGTCAGCCTGGTACAATATG GGTATGTCTCTGCAGAAGAAGGCGGCTGAAGACAGACTTGCCAACACCGGCTCTGGTCAGTCCTTCCTGGCCCGGCAGAGACAAGCCACCAGCACACGGCGCTCCTATCCAGGCCACGTCCAGCCAGCTACCGCAAG ATCCATGAG CAATGTCAGTGCATGA
- the hook3 gene encoding protein Hook homolog 3 isoform X2 gives MSTSECLDRMELCESLLTWVQTFGVEAPCKTVEDLTSGIVMAQALQKIDVVYFNDAWISRIKPEVGDNWRLKVSNLKKILKGILDYNQEILGQHINDFTLPDVNLIGEHSDAAELGRMLQLILGCAVNCEQKQEYIQTIMMMEESVQHVVMTAIQELMSKETPVAGGNDSYVDLDRQLKKTAEELNDALATKEEISQRCRELDMQALHVQEERDRLRLEFNELEERVAALQEEKSSLLAENQVLMERLNQSDSIEDINSPAGRRHLQLQTQLEQLQEETFRLEAAKDDYRIRCEELEKELLDVKSQNEELASLADEAQSLKDEMDVLRHSSDKVSKLEGTVEHYKKKLEDMGLLRRQNKLLEEKNTVLMQTNVSLEEELRKANATKGQLETYKRQVVELQNRLSEESKKADKMEFEYKRVKEKVDSLQKEKDHMRTERDSLRETIEELHCVQAQEGQLTSGLFPLASNDGSDSLAAEITTPEIREHLIRLQHENKMLKLAQEGSDNEKIALLQSLLEDANRRKNELETENRLINQRLMEEQSQVEELQKSLQEQGSKADDSSILKKKYEEHMEKLQELNNELLKKNSFIDEMEPKYNASSQRVDELEEALKKKDEDMKQMEERYKKYLEKAKSVIRTLDPKQNQGSGPEVQALKNQLQEKERMLHSLEKEMDKTKGQRDYEEKLIVSAWYNMGMSLQKKAAEDRLANTGSGQSFLARQRQATSTRRSYPGHVQPATASNVSA, from the exons ATGAGTACATCAGAGTGCTTGGATCGAATGGAACTCTGTGAGAGCCTCTTGACATGG gTCCAGACATTTGGAGTGGAGGCACCATGCAAGACGGTAGAAGACTTGACGAGTGGTATCGTCATGGCCCAAGCTCTACAGAAAAT AGATGTAGTGTATTTCAATGACGCTTGGATTAGTAGAATCAAGCCGGAGGTTGGGGATAACTGGAGGTTAAAA GTCAGCAATCTAAAGAAAATTCTGAAAGGCATCCTAGACTATAACCAGGAG ATCCTAGGCCAGCACATCAATGACTTCACACTACCAGATGTTAACCTTATTGGAGAACACTCTGATGCAGCAGAACTTGGGAGGATGCTACAACTTATACTGGGCTGTGCTGTCAACTGTGAACAGAAACAAG AATACATCCAGACCATAATGATGATGGAGGAGTCCGTGCAACATGTTGTCATGACAGCCATCCAAGAG ctGATGAGTAAAGAGACTCCAGTGGCGGGAGGAAATGACTCATATGTGGATCTAGACAGACAG TTGAAGAagacagcagaggagctgaatGATGCTTTGGCTACCAAGGAAGAGATATCCCAGAGGTGTCGTGAGCTTGACATGCAG GCCCTCCATGTCCAAGAGGAGCGTGATAGACTGAGGTTAGAGTTTAATGAGCTAGAAGAGAGG GTGGCAGCGCTACAAGAGGAGAAGAGCAGTTTGCTAGCAGAAAACCAGGTCCTGATGGAGAGGCTTAACCAGTCTGACTCCATAGAGGACATAAACAGCCCCGCTGGACGCAGACACCTCCAGCTGCAGACACAACTGGAGCAACTACAGGAAGAAACTTTCAG GTTGGAGGCAGCAAAAGATGACTACCGGATTCGTTGCGAAGAGCTTGAAAAAGAACTCTTGGATGTAAAGTCACAGAATGAAGAGCTTGCGTCACTGGCTGATGAAGCCCAGTCTCTCAAGGATGAGATGGATGTCCTCCG GCATTCATCAGACAAAGTGTCAAAGCTGGAGGGCACAGTGGAACACTACAAGAAGAAACTGGAGGACATGGGACTTCTCAGGAGACAG AATAAGCTTTTGGAGGAGAAGAACACAGTGTTAATGCAGACCAATGTCAGTTTGGAAGAAGAGCTACGAAAAGCAAATGCTACCAAAGGCCAGCTGGAGACCTACAAGAGACAG GTGGTTGAACTTCAGAACAGACTGTCAGAAGAGTCTAAGAAGGCCGACAAGATGGAGTTTGAGTACAAACGCGTCAAAGAGAAAGTAGACTctctacaaaaagaaaaagat cATATGCGGACGGAGAGAGACTCCCTGAGGGAGACTATCGAGGAGCTACATTGTGTCCAAGCCCAGGAGGGTCAACTTACATCAG gtttgttCCCGTTGGCCAGCAACGACGGCTCTGACTCGCTGGCTGCTGAGATCACCACCCCAGAGATTCG agaACATTTAATTCGTCTTCAGCATGAGAACAAGATGTTGAAGCTGGCCCAGGAGGGATCAGACAATGAGAAGATTGCACTGTTGCAGAGTCTACTGGAGGATGCAAACAGAAGAAAGAATGAACTGGAGACAGAGAACAG GTTAATCAATCAGCGCCTGATGGAGGAACAGAGTCAGGTAGAGGAGCTGCAGAAGTCTCTTCAAGAACAGGGTTCAAAAGCAGATGAT TCTTCCATTCTGAAGAAGAAATATGAGGAGCACAT GGAGAAACTACAAGAGTTGAATAATGAGTTACTGAAGAAGAATTCCTTCATTGACGAAATGGAGCCTAAATACAACGCCAGCT CCCAACGAGTGGATGAGCTAGAAGAGGCCTTGAAGAAGAAAGATGAAGACATGaaacagatggaggagagaTATAAGAAATACCTGGAAAAAGCCAAGAGT GTGATCCGGACCCTGGACCCCAAGCAGAACCAGGGTTCAGGTCCAGAGGTCCAGGCCCTGAAGAACCAGctgcaggagaaagagaggatgtTGCACTCATTGGAG aaagagatggaCAAGACAAAAGGCCAGAGAGATTACGAGGAGAAACTGATTGTGTCAGCCTGGTACAATATG GGTATGTCTCTGCAGAAGAAGGCGGCTGAAGACAGACTTGCCAACACCGGCTCTGGTCAGTCCTTCCTGGCCCGGCAGAGACAAGCCACCAGCACACGGCGCTCCTATCCAGGCCACGTCCAGCCAGCTACCGCAAG CAATGTCAGTGCATGA
- the hook3 gene encoding protein Hook homolog 3 isoform X3 encodes MSTSECLDRMELCESLLTWVQTFGVEAPCKTVEDLTSGIVMAQALQKIDVVYFNDAWISRIKPEVGDNWRLKVSNLKKILKGILDYNQEILGQHINDFTLPDVNLIGEHSDAAELGRMLQLILGCAVNCEQKQEYIQTIMMMEESVQHVVMTAIQELMSKETPVAGGNDSYVDLDRQLKKTAEELNDALATKEEISQRCRELDMQALHVQEERDRLRLEFNELEERVAALQEEKSSLLAENQVLMERLNQSDSIEDINSPAGRRHLQLQTQLEQLQEETFRLEAAKDDYRIRCEELEKELLDVKSQNEELASLADEAQSLKDEMDVLRHSSDKVSKLEGTVEHYKKKLEDMGLLRRQNKLLEEKNTVLMQTNVSLEEELRKANATKGQLETYKRQVVELQNRLSEESKKADKMEFEYKRVKEKVDSLQKEKDHMRTERDSLRETIEELHCVQAQEGQLTSGLFPLASNDGSDSLAAEITTPEIREHLIRLQHENKMLKLAQEGSDNEKIALLQSLLEDANRRKNELETENRLINQRLMEEQSQVEELQKSLQEQGSKADDSSILKKKYEEHMEKLQELNNELLKKNSFIDEMEPKYNASSQRVDELEEALKKKDEDMKQMEERYKKYLEKAKSVIRTLDPKQNQGSGPEVQALKNQLQEKERMLHSLEKEMDKTKGQRDYEEKLIVSAWYNMGMSLQKKAAEDRLANTGSGQSFLARQRQATSTRRSYPGHVQPATARSMR; translated from the exons ATGAGTACATCAGAGTGCTTGGATCGAATGGAACTCTGTGAGAGCCTCTTGACATGG gTCCAGACATTTGGAGTGGAGGCACCATGCAAGACGGTAGAAGACTTGACGAGTGGTATCGTCATGGCCCAAGCTCTACAGAAAAT AGATGTAGTGTATTTCAATGACGCTTGGATTAGTAGAATCAAGCCGGAGGTTGGGGATAACTGGAGGTTAAAA GTCAGCAATCTAAAGAAAATTCTGAAAGGCATCCTAGACTATAACCAGGAG ATCCTAGGCCAGCACATCAATGACTTCACACTACCAGATGTTAACCTTATTGGAGAACACTCTGATGCAGCAGAACTTGGGAGGATGCTACAACTTATACTGGGCTGTGCTGTCAACTGTGAACAGAAACAAG AATACATCCAGACCATAATGATGATGGAGGAGTCCGTGCAACATGTTGTCATGACAGCCATCCAAGAG ctGATGAGTAAAGAGACTCCAGTGGCGGGAGGAAATGACTCATATGTGGATCTAGACAGACAG TTGAAGAagacagcagaggagctgaatGATGCTTTGGCTACCAAGGAAGAGATATCCCAGAGGTGTCGTGAGCTTGACATGCAG GCCCTCCATGTCCAAGAGGAGCGTGATAGACTGAGGTTAGAGTTTAATGAGCTAGAAGAGAGG GTGGCAGCGCTACAAGAGGAGAAGAGCAGTTTGCTAGCAGAAAACCAGGTCCTGATGGAGAGGCTTAACCAGTCTGACTCCATAGAGGACATAAACAGCCCCGCTGGACGCAGACACCTCCAGCTGCAGACACAACTGGAGCAACTACAGGAAGAAACTTTCAG GTTGGAGGCAGCAAAAGATGACTACCGGATTCGTTGCGAAGAGCTTGAAAAAGAACTCTTGGATGTAAAGTCACAGAATGAAGAGCTTGCGTCACTGGCTGATGAAGCCCAGTCTCTCAAGGATGAGATGGATGTCCTCCG GCATTCATCAGACAAAGTGTCAAAGCTGGAGGGCACAGTGGAACACTACAAGAAGAAACTGGAGGACATGGGACTTCTCAGGAGACAG AATAAGCTTTTGGAGGAGAAGAACACAGTGTTAATGCAGACCAATGTCAGTTTGGAAGAAGAGCTACGAAAAGCAAATGCTACCAAAGGCCAGCTGGAGACCTACAAGAGACAG GTGGTTGAACTTCAGAACAGACTGTCAGAAGAGTCTAAGAAGGCCGACAAGATGGAGTTTGAGTACAAACGCGTCAAAGAGAAAGTAGACTctctacaaaaagaaaaagat cATATGCGGACGGAGAGAGACTCCCTGAGGGAGACTATCGAGGAGCTACATTGTGTCCAAGCCCAGGAGGGTCAACTTACATCAG gtttgttCCCGTTGGCCAGCAACGACGGCTCTGACTCGCTGGCTGCTGAGATCACCACCCCAGAGATTCG agaACATTTAATTCGTCTTCAGCATGAGAACAAGATGTTGAAGCTGGCCCAGGAGGGATCAGACAATGAGAAGATTGCACTGTTGCAGAGTCTACTGGAGGATGCAAACAGAAGAAAGAATGAACTGGAGACAGAGAACAG GTTAATCAATCAGCGCCTGATGGAGGAACAGAGTCAGGTAGAGGAGCTGCAGAAGTCTCTTCAAGAACAGGGTTCAAAAGCAGATGAT TCTTCCATTCTGAAGAAGAAATATGAGGAGCACAT GGAGAAACTACAAGAGTTGAATAATGAGTTACTGAAGAAGAATTCCTTCATTGACGAAATGGAGCCTAAATACAACGCCAGCT CCCAACGAGTGGATGAGCTAGAAGAGGCCTTGAAGAAGAAAGATGAAGACATGaaacagatggaggagagaTATAAGAAATACCTGGAAAAAGCCAAGAGT GTGATCCGGACCCTGGACCCCAAGCAGAACCAGGGTTCAGGTCCAGAGGTCCAGGCCCTGAAGAACCAGctgcaggagaaagagaggatgtTGCACTCATTGGAG aaagagatggaCAAGACAAAAGGCCAGAGAGATTACGAGGAGAAACTGATTGTGTCAGCCTGGTACAATATG GGTATGTCTCTGCAGAAGAAGGCGGCTGAAGACAGACTTGCCAACACCGGCTCTGGTCAGTCCTTCCTGGCCCGGCAGAGACAAGCCACCAGCACACGGCGCTCCTATCCAGGCCACGTCCAGCCAGCTACCGCAAG ATCCATGAGGTAG
- the hook3 gene encoding protein Hook homolog 3 isoform X4 produces MSTSECLDRMELCESLLTWVQTFGVEAPCKTVEDLTSGIVMAQALQKIDVVYFNDAWISRIKPEVGDNWRLKVSNLKKILKGILDYNQEILGQHINDFTLPDVNLIGEHSDAAELGRMLQLILGCAVNCEQKQEYIQTIMMMEESVQHVVMTAIQELMSKETPVAGGNDSYVDLDRQLKKTAEELNDALATKEEISQRCRELDMQVAALQEEKSSLLAENQVLMERLNQSDSIEDINSPAGRRHLQLQTQLEQLQEETFRLEAAKDDYRIRCEELEKELLDVKSQNEELASLADEAQSLKDEMDVLRHSSDKVSKLEGTVEHYKKKLEDMGLLRRQNKLLEEKNTVLMQTNVSLEEELRKANATKGQLETYKRQVVELQNRLSEESKKADKMEFEYKRVKEKVDSLQKEKDHMRTERDSLRETIEELHCVQAQEGQLTSGLFPLASNDGSDSLAAEITTPEIREHLIRLQHENKMLKLAQEGSDNEKIALLQSLLEDANRRKNELETENRLINQRLMEEQSQVEELQKSLQEQGSKADDSSILKKKYEEHMEKLQELNNELLKKNSFIDEMEPKYNASSQRVDELEEALKKKDEDMKQMEERYKKYLEKAKSVIRTLDPKQNQGSGPEVQALKNQLQEKERMLHSLEKEMDKTKGQRDYEEKLIVSAWYNMGMSLQKKAAEDRLANTGSGQSFLARQRQATSTRRSYPGHVQPATARSMSNVSA; encoded by the exons ATGAGTACATCAGAGTGCTTGGATCGAATGGAACTCTGTGAGAGCCTCTTGACATGG gTCCAGACATTTGGAGTGGAGGCACCATGCAAGACGGTAGAAGACTTGACGAGTGGTATCGTCATGGCCCAAGCTCTACAGAAAAT AGATGTAGTGTATTTCAATGACGCTTGGATTAGTAGAATCAAGCCGGAGGTTGGGGATAACTGGAGGTTAAAA GTCAGCAATCTAAAGAAAATTCTGAAAGGCATCCTAGACTATAACCAGGAG ATCCTAGGCCAGCACATCAATGACTTCACACTACCAGATGTTAACCTTATTGGAGAACACTCTGATGCAGCAGAACTTGGGAGGATGCTACAACTTATACTGGGCTGTGCTGTCAACTGTGAACAGAAACAAG AATACATCCAGACCATAATGATGATGGAGGAGTCCGTGCAACATGTTGTCATGACAGCCATCCAAGAG ctGATGAGTAAAGAGACTCCAGTGGCGGGAGGAAATGACTCATATGTGGATCTAGACAGACAG TTGAAGAagacagcagaggagctgaatGATGCTTTGGCTACCAAGGAAGAGATATCCCAGAGGTGTCGTGAGCTTGACATGCAG GTGGCAGCGCTACAAGAGGAGAAGAGCAGTTTGCTAGCAGAAAACCAGGTCCTGATGGAGAGGCTTAACCAGTCTGACTCCATAGAGGACATAAACAGCCCCGCTGGACGCAGACACCTCCAGCTGCAGACACAACTGGAGCAACTACAGGAAGAAACTTTCAG GTTGGAGGCAGCAAAAGATGACTACCGGATTCGTTGCGAAGAGCTTGAAAAAGAACTCTTGGATGTAAAGTCACAGAATGAAGAGCTTGCGTCACTGGCTGATGAAGCCCAGTCTCTCAAGGATGAGATGGATGTCCTCCG GCATTCATCAGACAAAGTGTCAAAGCTGGAGGGCACAGTGGAACACTACAAGAAGAAACTGGAGGACATGGGACTTCTCAGGAGACAG AATAAGCTTTTGGAGGAGAAGAACACAGTGTTAATGCAGACCAATGTCAGTTTGGAAGAAGAGCTACGAAAAGCAAATGCTACCAAAGGCCAGCTGGAGACCTACAAGAGACAG GTGGTTGAACTTCAGAACAGACTGTCAGAAGAGTCTAAGAAGGCCGACAAGATGGAGTTTGAGTACAAACGCGTCAAAGAGAAAGTAGACTctctacaaaaagaaaaagat cATATGCGGACGGAGAGAGACTCCCTGAGGGAGACTATCGAGGAGCTACATTGTGTCCAAGCCCAGGAGGGTCAACTTACATCAG gtttgttCCCGTTGGCCAGCAACGACGGCTCTGACTCGCTGGCTGCTGAGATCACCACCCCAGAGATTCG agaACATTTAATTCGTCTTCAGCATGAGAACAAGATGTTGAAGCTGGCCCAGGAGGGATCAGACAATGAGAAGATTGCACTGTTGCAGAGTCTACTGGAGGATGCAAACAGAAGAAAGAATGAACTGGAGACAGAGAACAG GTTAATCAATCAGCGCCTGATGGAGGAACAGAGTCAGGTAGAGGAGCTGCAGAAGTCTCTTCAAGAACAGGGTTCAAAAGCAGATGAT TCTTCCATTCTGAAGAAGAAATATGAGGAGCACAT GGAGAAACTACAAGAGTTGAATAATGAGTTACTGAAGAAGAATTCCTTCATTGACGAAATGGAGCCTAAATACAACGCCAGCT CCCAACGAGTGGATGAGCTAGAAGAGGCCTTGAAGAAGAAAGATGAAGACATGaaacagatggaggagagaTATAAGAAATACCTGGAAAAAGCCAAGAGT GTGATCCGGACCCTGGACCCCAAGCAGAACCAGGGTTCAGGTCCAGAGGTCCAGGCCCTGAAGAACCAGctgcaggagaaagagaggatgtTGCACTCATTGGAG aaagagatggaCAAGACAAAAGGCCAGAGAGATTACGAGGAGAAACTGATTGTGTCAGCCTGGTACAATATG GGTATGTCTCTGCAGAAGAAGGCGGCTGAAGACAGACTTGCCAACACCGGCTCTGGTCAGTCCTTCCTGGCCCGGCAGAGACAAGCCACCAGCACACGGCGCTCCTATCCAGGCCACGTCCAGCCAGCTACCGCAAG ATCCATGAG CAATGTCAGTGCATGA